A genomic stretch from Sphingobacterium sp. ML3W includes:
- a CDS encoding DUF4268 domain-containing protein, giving the protein MYSREEVKQLKQLFWTKFGQFMSLHASADGEKVNWVNYKTGVKQLYFKMDADKKAAKIAITWSHTDAGIRALMAEQFLQYKNLLHDILGEEWEWDMDGYDEYGKPICQIYKTLEGHSIFKEIEWGELITFFKPRMIALDEFWSSAKYAFDIFK; this is encoded by the coding sequence GTGTATTCTAGAGAAGAGGTAAAACAATTAAAACAGCTGTTCTGGACCAAGTTTGGGCAATTCATGTCCCTGCATGCATCTGCTGACGGTGAAAAAGTAAATTGGGTTAACTATAAAACAGGGGTCAAACAGCTGTATTTTAAAATGGATGCCGACAAGAAAGCTGCCAAAATTGCGATAACCTGGTCACATACTGATGCTGGAATCCGTGCGTTGATGGCAGAGCAATTTCTGCAGTACAAAAATCTGCTTCATGATATTTTGGGAGAAGAATGGGAATGGGATATGGATGGCTATGACGAATATGGCAAGCCGATTTGTCAGATCTACAAGACACTGGAAGGCCATAGTATTTTTAAGGAAATAGAGTGGGGGGAACTGATCACGTTCTTTAAACCACGGATGATTGCACTTGACGAGTTTTGGTCTTCCGCAAAATATGCGTTCGATATTTTTAAATAA
- a CDS encoding lipocalin family protein, producing MNIDKKKSLLLLAAVALGTVAYNALKPVISRPDVVDPFDLDKYLGKWFEIARLDFRWEKGLSQVSAEYSKNKNGTIRVNNQGYSEEKEQWKQSIGRAKFVNGPHEGALKVSFFGPFYNGYNIVKITPDYKYALIFGDNLDYMWILGRDTTIPEKIRNEFLTYALQCGYETGNLVWTKH from the coding sequence ATGAATATAGACAAGAAAAAATCGCTCTTACTGCTGGCCGCTGTGGCTTTGGGAACTGTCGCATACAATGCATTAAAGCCGGTGATATCGCGCCCCGATGTAGTGGACCCTTTTGACTTAGATAAATACCTTGGAAAATGGTTTGAAATCGCTCGACTCGATTTCCGTTGGGAAAAAGGACTGAGTCAGGTTTCAGCAGAATACAGCAAAAATAAAAATGGAACGATCCGGGTAAACAACCAAGGCTATTCGGAGGAAAAAGAACAATGGAAACAATCCATCGGAAGAGCCAAATTTGTCAATGGTCCACATGAAGGCGCATTGAAAGTCTCCTTCTTCGGCCCCTTCTACAATGGCTATAACATTGTAAAAATAACTCCAGATTATAAATATGCACTCATATTTGGAGACAATCTCGATTATATGTGGATTTTGGGCAGGGATACAACGATTCCAGAAAAGATCCGAAACGAGTTTCTAACCTATGCATTACAATGTGGATATGAAACCGGTAATCTGGTTTGGACAAAACATTAG
- a CDS encoding ammonium transporter, producing the protein MKKIIPLLVLVLLGVLGLVFPSIDLSALDKAEFDTGDTAWLLTSSALVLIMTPGLAFFYGGMVSKKNVISTMMQSFICMCLMTILWVIVGFSLAFGEDIGGIIGDPRTFFMMKGTLGNIAWGALPTIPLVLFAMFQLKFAIITPALITGAFAERIRFNSYMLFIILFGIFIYMPLAHATWHPEGILAKFGVLDFAGGTVVHMSAGWAALAAAIYLKGRKLQTHNPARISYVILGTALLWFGWFGFNAGSAGGANTIAAYAFATTTTASAMAAMAWIFVDIIRGKKPSAMGACIGAVVGLVAITPAAGFVSIPHAMVIGLVAALISNLVVYLRSKTSIDDTLDVFPCHGVGGMVGMVLTGVFAHHNVNPLVVDNGLFFGETKLFFVHTVALFAVSFFAFVGSLVLLKVTDLISPLRVEETDEELGLDVSQHAEAL; encoded by the coding sequence ATGAAAAAAATTATTCCACTTTTAGTTCTGGTACTTTTGGGCGTATTGGGACTTGTATTTCCATCTATAGATTTGTCTGCACTCGACAAAGCGGAATTCGATACAGGGGATACAGCCTGGTTATTGACTTCCTCAGCGCTGGTGTTGATTATGACGCCCGGTCTGGCATTTTTTTACGGTGGAATGGTCAGTAAAAAGAATGTGATCTCAACGATGATGCAGAGTTTTATCTGTATGTGTCTGATGACAATCCTCTGGGTGATCGTCGGATTTAGTTTGGCCTTTGGCGAAGATATCGGTGGGATTATAGGTGATCCACGCACATTCTTTATGATGAAGGGGACCTTAGGAAATATCGCTTGGGGTGCATTGCCAACTATCCCATTGGTTTTATTCGCGATGTTTCAACTGAAATTTGCGATTATTACGCCGGCACTTATTACGGGTGCATTTGCCGAGCGTATCCGATTCAACTCTTATATGTTGTTTATTATCCTATTTGGTATCTTTATTTATATGCCATTGGCGCATGCGACCTGGCATCCGGAAGGGATTTTGGCGAAATTCGGTGTCCTTGATTTTGCCGGCGGTACGGTCGTGCACATGTCAGCAGGTTGGGCTGCGTTGGCGGCAGCGATTTATTTAAAAGGCCGTAAATTACAGACACACAATCCAGCCCGTATAAGCTATGTGATCCTGGGAACAGCCTTACTGTGGTTCGGTTGGTTTGGATTTAATGCCGGTTCGGCTGGCGGGGCTAATACAATAGCGGCTTATGCGTTTGCAACAACAACGACGGCTTCGGCGATGGCAGCGATGGCATGGATATTTGTCGATATTATCCGAGGTAAAAAACCATCAGCGATGGGTGCATGTATTGGTGCTGTCGTGGGCTTGGTTGCGATTACACCAGCAGCAGGCTTTGTCAGTATTCCACACGCCATGGTCATCGGGTTAGTCGCTGCATTGATCAGCAATCTGGTTGTCTATCTGAGAAGTAAAACAAGTATTGATGACACCTTGGATGTATTTCCTTGTCATGGTGTAGGTGGTATGGTAGGGATGGTGCTGACTGGCGTATTTGCTCACCATAATGTCAATCCTTTGGTCGTTGATAATGGCTTATTCTTTGGTGAAACGAAGTTGTTTTTTGTGCATACCGTTGCCTTGTTCGCAGTATCTTTCTTCGCCTTTGTGGGCTCGCTGGTTCTATTAAAAGTAACGGATCTAATTTCTCCTTTACGTGTGGAGGAAACAGATGAAGAACTTGGCCTGGACGTTTCTCAACACGCTGAGGCGCTTTAG
- a CDS encoding outer membrane beta-barrel protein, which translates to MKKILTFIIFSIIFIKTSKSQEENKEKSVEISGSVDTYWKYDFQNKPNINTYFTEDNNSVSIGMVDLALKKNFKKASFVGELSFGPRGQYRSIVNGDGQPGDDKNSFHIQNLYVGYNLTDKLNLTAGFMGTFVGFEVISPTYNFHYSTSYLFGAGPFQDAGLKATYSFSDKFALMVGIFNDWNVYQDINGVSHVGSQLTYRPNDKGSFYLNFLTGSSAGGKENYSSGTLVDFVGNYDFTPKFFLGVNATHYKRRAEGGYTGIALYPRVHLSEHFGIGLREEFFQTHKEESNGIPSSNMLATTLTAEYNYHGFKFIPEIRFDKSNTEKFIKNDLSPTKSAGQFLLACVYSF; encoded by the coding sequence ATGAAAAAAATCTTAACATTTATTATTTTTTCAATAATTTTCATCAAAACATCAAAATCACAAGAAGAAAACAAGGAAAAATCAGTAGAAATATCAGGATCAGTAGATACCTACTGGAAATATGACTTCCAAAACAAACCAAATATCAACACTTACTTTACTGAAGACAATAATTCAGTTTCCATTGGCATGGTTGATCTAGCCTTAAAGAAGAATTTTAAGAAAGCATCTTTTGTAGGAGAACTATCTTTTGGACCCCGCGGACAATATCGATCTATCGTAAATGGAGACGGCCAACCCGGAGACGACAAAAACAGCTTCCACATTCAAAATCTGTATGTAGGCTATAATCTAACGGACAAGCTCAATCTGACCGCCGGATTTATGGGAACATTTGTCGGATTTGAAGTCATTTCACCCACCTACAATTTTCATTACTCCACCTCCTATTTATTTGGTGCCGGCCCTTTTCAAGATGCCGGACTGAAAGCAACCTATAGTTTCTCCGACAAGTTTGCGCTGATGGTCGGTATATTTAATGATTGGAATGTATACCAAGATATAAACGGCGTATCACATGTCGGTTCACAATTAACTTACAGACCTAACGATAAAGGAAGCTTTTACCTCAACTTCTTAACAGGATCGTCTGCGGGTGGAAAAGAAAACTACAGCTCAGGCACACTCGTAGATTTCGTCGGAAATTATGATTTCACACCAAAATTCTTTCTCGGCGTAAATGCCACACATTATAAGAGAAGAGCCGAAGGTGGTTACACTGGGATAGCACTCTATCCAAGGGTTCATCTCTCCGAGCATTTTGGAATAGGATTACGTGAGGAGTTCTTCCAAACGCACAAAGAGGAAAGCAATGGCATCCCAAGTTCAAATATGCTAGCAACTACCTTGACAGCCGAATACAACTACCACGGCTTCAAATTCATTCCCGAAATTAGATTTGACAAAAGCAATACCGAAAAATTCATAAAGAATGACCTATCCCCAACAAAATCGGCCGGACAATTTTTGTTAGCATGTGTATATAGCTTCTAA
- a CDS encoding S1/P1 nuclease — MKKMIKGLLAVALCFQLSSVFAWGTIGHRVVAEIAERHLNKKAKKNIGKIIGQQKLAYWANWGDFIKSDPNPEFKKLGNSHFINLNSNLPWAEFQLGLENSADENLYKTAIRIEQSFADKNISLDQQQQNLYFLIHILGDAHQPMHVSRAEDQGGNKIEVSWFGKKSNIHRVWDSDLVDNEKYSYTEYATVLDINGKKENEQLAAGELSNWLYESNQLAEKIYADVANNANLSYSYVYQNKDTMEQCLLKGGLRLAKVLNRIFG; from the coding sequence ATGAAAAAAATGATTAAGGGTTTGCTGGCTGTGGCTTTGTGTTTTCAACTTTCATCGGTATTTGCCTGGGGAACCATTGGGCATCGTGTCGTCGCTGAGATCGCTGAGCGTCATTTGAACAAGAAAGCAAAAAAGAATATTGGAAAAATCATTGGACAGCAAAAGTTGGCATATTGGGCAAATTGGGGCGACTTTATCAAGTCGGATCCTAACCCAGAATTTAAGAAATTAGGTAATTCTCATTTTATAAATTTAAATTCAAATTTACCTTGGGCAGAGTTTCAACTGGGACTTGAAAATTCGGCTGATGAAAATTTATACAAAACAGCAATCCGTATCGAGCAATCTTTTGCAGATAAAAATATTTCGCTGGATCAACAGCAACAGAATCTTTATTTCTTGATCCATATCTTGGGGGATGCGCATCAACCTATGCATGTCAGCCGAGCAGAAGATCAGGGTGGAAATAAGATCGAAGTGAGCTGGTTTGGAAAAAAATCGAACATTCACCGCGTTTGGGACAGCGATTTGGTGGATAATGAGAAATATAGTTATACAGAGTACGCAACAGTATTGGATATCAATGGTAAAAAGGAAAACGAACAATTGGCCGCTGGTGAATTGTCCAATTGGTTGTATGAGTCAAATCAGCTTGCAGAAAAGATTTATGCTGATGTAGCCAACAATGCCAACCTGTCTTATTCCTACGTTTATCAAAATAAAGATACCATGGAGCAATGTTTACTCAAAGGTGGTCTGCGTCTGGCTAAGGTGCTGAACCGGATTTTTGGATAA